A window of Mangifera indica cultivar Alphonso chromosome 13, CATAS_Mindica_2.1, whole genome shotgun sequence contains these coding sequences:
- the LOC123195226 gene encoding ER membrane protein complex subunit 7 homolog isoform X1, with protein sequence MAYTFRSKPVLAILFMHFGLSLMSSALALSPRYELSGDGYTISGRVKIPGMGIKAFGSPGGKISNAKVILNGGQSVTFLRPDGYFSFHNMSAGTHLIEVAAIGYFFSPVRVDVSARNPGKVQAALTENRRGLNELVLEPLQEEQYYEIREPFSIMSVVKSPMGLMVGFMLVVVFLMPKLMENMDPEEMRRAQEEMRSQGVPSLANLLPRSS encoded by the exons ATGGCGTACACCTTTAGATCTAAACCTGTTCTTGCGATTCTTTTCATGCACTTTGGCCTTTCTCTTATGTCTTCCGCCCTTGCACTCTCTCCTCGGTACGAGCT GTCTGGTGATGGCTACACTATCAGTGGTAGGGTGAAGATCCCAG GTATGGGCATAAAAGCATTTGGTTCACCTGGTGGAAAAATATCAAATGCCAAGGTTATACTCAATGGTGGCCAAAGTGTAACATTTCTGAGGCCTGATGGATACTTCTCATT CCATAACATGTCAGCAGGGACTCATTTAATTGAAGTGGCTGCAATTGGCTATTTCTTTTCCCCG GTTCGAGTTGATGTTAGTGCCAGAAACCCTGGCAAGGTTCAGGCAGCATTGACAGAAAACAGGCGGGGCCTGAATGAATTGGTTTTAGAGCCATTGCAAGAGGAGCAATATTATGAG ATTAGGGAACCATTTTCCATAATGTCTGTTGTGAAAAGCCCAATGGGTCTTATGGTGGGATTTATGCTGGTGGTTGTGTTTTTAATGCCCAAATTAATGGAGAATATGG ACCCCGAAGAGATGAGACGTGCACAAGAGGAAATGAGGAGCCAAGGGGTTCCCTCTCTGGCAAACTTGTTACCAAGAAGCAGTTAG
- the LOC123195229 gene encoding uncharacterized vacuolar membrane protein YML018C, whose product MSWRYRAGLFLIAVVVIIWVTSAEVTQGIFNDYKQPFVVTYLGASLMVVYLPMAFIKDWLCNFLKRRLSKSGKDADSLNGSSSALDSPSRHTIFEMELQGSYTRKDSELDLSSHEEGLPLVSKLKDDTHKELTTSEVMKFGFYIAPIWFLTEYLSNAALARTSVASTTVLSSTSGLFTLFIGAFLGEDKLNVSKVVAVFVSMAGVAMTTLGKTWAADESQLSVAANGKRSLVGDLFGLLSAMSYGLFTVLLKKFCGEEGERVDVQKLFGYIGLFTLVALWWLVWPLSALGIEPKFTMPHSAKMDEVVIANGLVGSVLSDYFWALCVVWTTPLVATLGMSLTIPLAMVADMVIHGRHYSAIYILGSAQVFAGFVIANLSGWFSKKLGL is encoded by the exons atgaGTTGGAGATACAGAGCTGGTTTGTTCTTGATAGCTGTTGTTGTTATAATATGGGTCACCTCTGCAGAAGTCACCCAG GGTATTTTTAACGACTACAAGCAGCCATTTGTAGTGACATATCTGGGAGCTTCTCTCATGGTAGTGTACCTCCCAATGGCATTCATTAAAGATTGGCTATGCAATTTTCTAAAGCGTCGCTTATCTAAAAGTGGTAAAGATGCAGACAGTCTGAATGGTTCTTCTTCTGCTCTCGATTCTCCTTCAAGGCACACAATTTTCGAAATGGAGCTTCAAGGATCTTACACTAGAAAGGACAGTGAACTGGACTTATCATCTCATGAGGAGGGATTGCCATTGGTTTCCAAACTCAAAGATGACACACATAAAGAGCTTACAACCAGTGAGGTTATGAAGTTTGGATTTTATATTGCTCCTATCTGGTTTTTAACAGAG taTTTATCAAATGCAGCACTTGCGCGAACAAGTGTTGCAAGTACAACAGTGTTATCATCAACTTCAGGACTGTTTACACTTTTCATTGGTGCTTTCCTGGGGGAAGATAAATTAAATGTGTCAAAAGTAGTTGCAGTTTTTGTCAGCATGGCTGGTGTTGCCATGACTACTCTTGGAAAAACTTGGGCAGCTGATGAGTCACAATTAAGTGTTGCTGC CAATGGGAAACGCTCTTTGGTTGGAGATCTTTTTGGCCTTCTCTCAGCTATGTCATATGGACTATTCACAG TGCTTCTTAAGAAATTTTGTGGGGAGGAAGGAGAAAGAGTCGATGTACAAAAGCTGTTTGGATATATAGGATTGTTTACACTTGTTGCTCTATGGTGGCTGG tttggCCATTGTCAGCCTTGGGAATCGAGCCCAAGTTTACGATGCCTCATTCAGCTAAAATGGATGAAGTTGTCATTGCCAATGGCCTTGTTGGCAGTGTCCTTTCAGATTATTTTTG gGCACTATGTGTTGTATGGACCACTCCACTAGTGGCCACGCTGGGGATGTCACTCACCATTCCACTCGCTATGGTGGCAGACATGGTGATTCATGGCCGTCACTACTCAGCAATATATATTCTTGGCTCAGCTCAG GTTTTTGCGGGATTTGTAATAGCAAATCTTTCTGGCTGGTTCTCAAAAAAGCTGGGATTATAG
- the LOC123195226 gene encoding ER membrane protein complex subunit 7 homolog isoform X2, producing MAYTFRSKPVLAILFMHFGLSLMSSALALSPRSGDGYTISGRVKIPGMGIKAFGSPGGKISNAKVILNGGQSVTFLRPDGYFSFHNMSAGTHLIEVAAIGYFFSPVRVDVSARNPGKVQAALTENRRGLNELVLEPLQEEQYYEIREPFSIMSVVKSPMGLMVGFMLVVVFLMPKLMENMDPEEMRRAQEEMRSQGVPSLANLLPRSS from the exons ATGGCGTACACCTTTAGATCTAAACCTGTTCTTGCGATTCTTTTCATGCACTTTGGCCTTTCTCTTATGTCTTCCGCCCTTGCACTCTCTCCTCG GTCTGGTGATGGCTACACTATCAGTGGTAGGGTGAAGATCCCAG GTATGGGCATAAAAGCATTTGGTTCACCTGGTGGAAAAATATCAAATGCCAAGGTTATACTCAATGGTGGCCAAAGTGTAACATTTCTGAGGCCTGATGGATACTTCTCATT CCATAACATGTCAGCAGGGACTCATTTAATTGAAGTGGCTGCAATTGGCTATTTCTTTTCCCCG GTTCGAGTTGATGTTAGTGCCAGAAACCCTGGCAAGGTTCAGGCAGCATTGACAGAAAACAGGCGGGGCCTGAATGAATTGGTTTTAGAGCCATTGCAAGAGGAGCAATATTATGAG ATTAGGGAACCATTTTCCATAATGTCTGTTGTGAAAAGCCCAATGGGTCTTATGGTGGGATTTATGCTGGTGGTTGTGTTTTTAATGCCCAAATTAATGGAGAATATGG ACCCCGAAGAGATGAGACGTGCACAAGAGGAAATGAGGAGCCAAGGGGTTCCCTCTCTGGCAAACTTGTTACCAAGAAGCAGTTAG
- the LOC123195228 gene encoding bifunctional purple acid phosphatase 26-like, protein MLESSFHQRLLLSVLLFLIVISSVEQGSARITSSFVRNEWPAVDMPLDHEAFAIPEGYNAPQQVRITQGDYEGKGVIISWVTPDEPGSNKVQYGKSKNKYEFTAEGRVTNYTFYKYKSGYIHHCLVDNLEYDTKYYYKLGAGESAREFWFQTPPKIDPDAPYTFGIIGDLGQTYNSLSTVEHCMQSGAQAVLFVGDLSYADRYRYNDVGIRWDSWGRFVERSAAYHPWLWSVGNHEIEYKPFMGEVTPFRSYLHRIATPYLASNSSSPLWYAVRRASAHIIVLSSYSPFVKYTPQWRWLAEELTRVDREKTPWLIVIMHVPIYNSNVKHYTEGESMQSVYESWFVKAKVDFIFAGHVHAYERSYRISSIHYNLSRGDWYPKPDKSAPVYVTVGDGGNQEGLAAKFIDPQPEYSAFREASYGHSTLEIKNRTHAFYHWNRNDDGKKVPTDFAVFLNRYWAGKLQSRRFKKMKNYLRSVTENNR, encoded by the exons ATGTTAGAGTCATCGTTTCATCAACGCCTGCTGCTCTCTGTACTTTTATTTCTAATAGTTATCTCAAGTGTTGAACAGGGCAGTGCGAGGATCACAAGTAGTTTTGTTCGTAATGAATGGCCAGCTGTTGATATGCCTCTCGATCATGAAGCCTTTGCCATTCCCGAAGGCTACAATGCGCCACAGCAA GTGCGAATAACGCAAGGGGACTATGAAGGAAAGGGTGTAATAATTTCATGGGTTACACCAGATGAACCAGGGTCCAATAAAGTGCAGTATGGCAAGTCCAAGAACAAATATGAGTTTACTGCTGAAGGGAGAGTCACAAATTACAccttttacaaatataaatctGGTTACATTCATCACTGTCTTGTTGACAACCTTGAG TATGACACAAAGTACTATTACAAGCTTGGAGCTGGCGAGTCTGCTCGTGAATTTTGGTTTCAAACACCCCCAAAAATTGATCCAGATGCTCCTTACACTTTTGGAATTATTG GTGATTTGGGTCAAACTTACAATTCTCTTTCCACTGTGGAGCATTGCATGCAGAGTGGGGCACAGGCTGTTTTATTTGTTGGTGATCTCTCTTATGCAGATAGATATAGATACAATGATGTTGGCATTAGATGGGATTCATGGGGCCGCTTTGTCGAGCGAAGTGCAGCCTATCATCCCTGGCTTTGGTCTGTTGGGAATCATGAGATTGAGTACAAGCCATTCATG GGGGAAGTCACTCCATTTAGATCTTATCTACACAGAATTGCTACACCTTATCTGGCTTCAAATAGCAGCAGTCCATTATGGTATGCTGTTAGACGAGCATCAGCTCATATCATTGTCCTCTCCAGCTATTCTCCATTTG TGAAATATACACCTCAATGGCGTTGGTTGGCAGAAGAGCTAACAAGAGTAGACAGGGAGAAGACACCGTGGCTTATTGTGATCATGCATGTGCCCATCTACAATAGCAATGTAAAGCACTACACTGAGGGTGAAAGCATGCAAAGCGTTTATGAGAGCTGGTTTGTCAAGGCCAAAGTTGATTTCATATTCGCTGGCCACGTTCATGCCTATGAAAGATCA TATCGCATCTCCAGTATACACTACAATTTATCAAGAGGTGACTGGTATCCAAAACCTGACAAATCAGCTCCAGTGTATGTAACAGTTGGAGATGGAGGAAATCAGGAAGGTCTTGCTGCGAA GTTTATAGACCCTCAGCCTGAGTATTCTGCTTTCCGCGAAGCCAGTTATGGTCATTCTACATTGGAGATTAAGAACAGAACTCACGCATTCTACCACTGGAACAGAAATGATGACGGAAAGAAAGTACCAACTGATTTTGCAGTATTCCTCAATCGATACTG GGCTGGCAAACTGCAGAGTAGAAgattcaagaagatgaagaattacCTCAGGTCTGTAACAGAAAATAATCGTTGA